The Cinclus cinclus chromosome 28, bCinCin1.1, whole genome shotgun sequence genome window below encodes:
- the AMH gene encoding muellerian-inhibiting factor encodes MSALRELLLCLVLLLPSAALPRKKERDSLMELSLLEELGLGAEGREVGNRSLQESPRSRRAPATRLFSKPEPGAKCPQGVAEEGDPGWSRSSPQPWPLGGLEGPVCRVRMEQDGASPRHLEVVGVLSHYESSFIKLLRRRRSWDGNFPGTFGLCRVGEAAAAPHPLQSIHKHVLEPGLERFLVLHLEEVQWEAQVKLRFQLVFQAEVGRALGELQAAVMLFYLGRREGSGHPQEMLLTGPGLARDQRLCLSRDTQYLALAAAAASVTRSAERLRFSASLAIHGGAGGAPLPRTEVQQLLFGSDDRCFTRMTPVLLLLAKSRQQEEQEEALAPSSYLSAEGVVDTAPYPQHSPPQARTEELPIPTAPSQANTSSPAPGGSAQFLAVLTQFIRQLLDSSTERPPQASAHHWLDFEVMETLPHQLLNLSEEAALERLVQSEEPSVLLLPQDSGAVLEQHLGDWQPEGTVLQLLMGKLQVLIQELRDIPAFQANAAVFQHLLTFCYYPAEPEQAEAAERGPGPRKLRTLLLLKALQSVRARWQEHRKVQRQNRSARHQAHCRLQELTIDLRDRHFIVMPTAYVANNCEGPCRLPLSSRISSYFSHTVLLLDVQERGSPLRRAPCCVPVRYSDQLIISLSSDGLEIRKFPNMVAEECGCR; translated from the exons ATGAGTGCTCTCAGGgagctcctgctgtgcctggtgctgctgctcccctctgcagctctgcccaggaaaaaggaaagagattCCCTGATGGAGCTGAGcctgctggaagagctggggctgggagcagaaggGAGAGAGGTGGGAAATAGAAGTTTACAGGAGTCCCCCAGGTCCAGGAGGGCTCCTGCCACTCGCCTCTTCTCCAAGCCTGAGCCGGGAGCCAAATGTCCTCAGGGAGTGGCTGAGGAGGGGGACCCGGGCTGGTCCCGCTCCAGCCCGCAGCCCTGGCCCCTCGGGGGGTTGGAAGGGCCCGTGTGCAgggtgaggatggagcaggaCGGGGCCAGCCCGAGGCACCTGGAGGTGGTGGGTGTGCTCAGCCACTACGAGAGCAGCTTCATCAAACTGCTGAGACGGCGCCGGAGCTGGGACGGGAACTTCCCGGGGACCTTCGGGCTGTGCCGGGTCGGGGAGGCAGCGGCTGCTCCCCATCCCCTGCAGAGCATCCACAAGCACGTGCTGGAGCCGGGGCTGGAGAGATTCCTTGTCCTGCACCTGGAGGAAG TGCAGTGGGAAGCGCAGGTGAAGCTGCGGTTCCAGCTGGTTTTCCAGGCGGAGGTGGGACGGGCACTGGGAGAGCTGCAGGCGGCCGTGATGCTCTTCTACCTGGGTCGCAGGGAGGGCTCCGGGCACCCGCAGGAGATGCTGCTCACCGGCCCGGGGCTGGCACGGGACCAG AGGCTCTGCCTCTCCAGGGACACGCAGTACCTGGCCCTGGCAGCCGCCGCAGCCTCGGTCACCCGCAGCGCGGAGAGGCTCCGCTTCTCGGCGTCCCTGGCTATCCACGGTGGCGCGGGAG GTGCCCCCCTGCCCCGCACGgaggtgcagcagctcctgttcGGCTCCGATGACAGATGTTTCACCCGGATGACCccggtgctgctgctgctggctaaGTCacggcagcaggaggagcaagAGGAGGCTTTGGCCCCATCCTCCTATCTCTCTGCTGAGGGGGTGGTGGACACGGCTCCGTACCCACAGCACAG CCCACCCCAGGCCAGGACCGAGGAGCTGCCGATCCCCACTGCCCCGAGCCAAGCCAACACTTCCTCCCCAGCACCCGGTGGCAGCGCCCAGTTCCTGGCAGTCCTGACCCAGTTCATCCGGCAGCTCCTGGATTCCTCCACTGAGCGGCCACCCCAGGCCAGTGCCCACCACTGGCTGGACTTCGAAGTCATGGAGACCCTCCCTCACCAGCTGCTCAACCTGTCGGAGGAGGCGGCGCTGGAGCGCCTGGTGCAGTCGGAGGAACCctcggtgctgctgctgccccaggacagcggggccgtgctggagcagcacctgggggACTGGCAGCCGGAGGGCAccgtgctgcagctgctgatggGCAAACTGCAGGTGCTCATTCAGGAGCTCAGGGACATCCCGGCTTTCCAAGCCAACGCGGCGGTTTTCCAGCACCTCCTGACCTTCTGCTACTACCCAGCAGAGCCGGAGCAGGCCGAGGCGGCCGAGCGGGGGCCGGGCCCGCGGAAGCTGCgcacgctgctgctgctcaaggCGCTGCAGTCGGTGCGGGCGCGctggcaggagcacaggaaggTGCAGCGGCAGAACCGCAGCGCTCGGCACCAGGCGCACTGCCGGCTGCAGGAGCTCACCATCGACCTGCGCGACCGCCACTTCATCGTCATGCCCACCGCCTACGTGGCCAACAACTGCGAGGGGCCCTGCCGGCTGCCGCTGTCCTCGCGCATCTCCAGCTACTTCTCGCACacggtgctgctgctggacgTGCAGGAGCGGGGCTCGCCGCTGCGCAGGGCTCCCTGCTGCGTGCCCGTGCGCTACTCGGACCAGCTCATCATCAGCCTCTCCTCGGACGGGCTGGAGATCCGCAAGTTCCCCAACATGGTGGCAGAGGAGTGCGGCTGCCGGTGA